In Aspergillus nidulans FGSC A4 chromosome II, a single window of DNA contains:
- a CDS encoding 40S ribosomal protein uS14 (transcript_id=CADANIAT00005015) encodes MTHESVWYSRPRKYGKGSRQCRVCAHRAGLIRKYGMDICRQCFREKASDIGFFKFR; translated from the exons ATGACTCACGAGTCTGTGTGGTACAGCCGTCCTCGCAA GTACGGCAAGGGTTCCCGTCAATG CCGTGTCTGCGCTCACCGCGCCGGTCTGATCCGCAAGTACGGG ATGGACATCTGCCGTCAGTGCTTCCGTGAGAAGGCCTCCGACATTGGTTTCTTCAAG TTCCGATAA
- a CDS encoding putative ubiquitin C-terminal hydrolase Ubp8 (transcript_id=CADANIAT00005016) yields MATVASVSLLSEAEFGCEHLASQLMHDSAASNQFKASFIKTHNALGRRDIFNSNPSSYLKPKYTCLTCSEPCMNGDRKSHTENTGHQFYMESRNRALFCQGCEDLVYDHGLERCRSATPESTLKVARKRRFSESSADELYVKSNANRRPCAKQGVRGLFNLGQTCYLNVILQTLLHDPILSTYFLGNGHQPHDCTVADCIGCAVAEAFADFHSIDKPEGFAALNLLLASWRASPTLAGYQQQDAHEYYQFLVDKLHTSAEGNRENHEKGCSCFFHRTFYGKLRSSVTCDRCGNVTKTEDPIVDLSLDVQVQAKKRAMGGGTGPSATPTLSGCLESFTSPEKLMADVYNCSGCGNTPQKATKQLRIKKLPAILCMQLKKQRFEHTFSVSEKVEGRIDFPLSINMLPYTTNPDSAVDKSRYTYDLSSAVVHKGKLEAGHYYVYCRQGDEWMLFNDDQVTPVTEAEVLGVDAYLLFYNLRCLANAAS; encoded by the exons CTAGCATCTCAGCTCATGCACGATAGCGCCGCTAGCAACCAGTTCAAGGCATCCTTCATCAAGACGCACAATGCTCTCGGACGGCGCGATATATTCAATTCAAATCCGTCAAGTTATTTGAAGCCGAAGTATACATGTTTAACCTGCTCTGAGCCGTGTATGAATGGCGACCGGAAGTCACACACAGAAAACACTGGTCATCAATTCT ACATGGAGTCGAGAAACCGAGCTTTGTTTTGCCAGGGCTGCGAAGATTTGGTGTACGATCACGGCCTAGAACGATGCAGATCAGCAACCCCAGAGAGCACATTAAAAG TCGCAAGGAAACGGCGTTTTAGCGAGAGCTCGGCCGACGAACTTTACGTCAAGAGCAACGCTAACCGGCGGCCGTGTGCGAAGCAAGGCGTTAGAGGCTTGTTCAATCTCGGGCAGACATGCTACCTGAACGTCATTCTGCAGACGCTATTGCATGATCCGATCCTCAGTACCTACTTTCTCGGTAATGGTCACCAACCGCATGATTGCACGGTTGCGGATTGCATTGGAtgcgctgttgctgaagcTTTTGCCGATTTCCACAGCATCGACAAGCCGGAGGGCTTCGCGGCGCTCAACCTGCTTCTGGCCTCCTGGCGTGCAAGCCCA ACCTTGGCTGGTTATCAACAGCAGGATGCGCATGAGTACTACCAGTTCCTCGTCGACAAGCTGCATACCAGCGCGGAGGGGAACCGGGAAAACCATGAAAAAGGCTGCAGTTGTTTCTTTCACCGAACGTTTTACGGCAAGCTTCGAAGCAGTGTGACGTGCGATCGTTGTGGTAATGTCACAAAAACGGAAGATCCAATTGTCGATTTGAGTCTCGACGTACAGGTTCAGGCGAAGAAACGAGCCATGGGCGGCGGTACCGGCCCCTCCGCAACACCCACACTCAGCGGGTGCTTGGAGAGCTTTACCTCGCCGGAGAAGCTTATGGCCGATGTATACAACTGCAGCGGCTGTGGCAACACCCCCCAGAAGGCAACAAAGCAGCTCCGGATCAAGAAACTCCCGGCGATTCTGTGTATGCAGCTTAAG AAGCAGCGCTTTGAACACACCTTTTCCGTCTCAGAAAAAGTTGAAGGCCGTATTGACTTCCCCTTATCAATCAATATGCTTCCATACACTACGAACCCCGACTCTGCCGTTGACAAATCACGGTACACGTATGACCTGTCTTCAGCTGTTGTACATAAGGGCAAACTCGAGGCGGGGCATTACTACGTCTACTGTCGCCAGGGTGATGAG TGGATGCTCTTCAACGACGATCAAGTTACCCCTGTCACTGAGGCGGAAGTCCTCGGTGTTGACGCTTATCTTCTATTCTATAATCTTCGCTGCCTGGCCAATGCTGCGTCGTAG